One Cryobacterium roopkundense genomic region harbors:
- a CDS encoding antibiotic biosynthesis monooxygenase family protein, with protein sequence MTIIKINAITVADDSGDALAHRFAARAGAVDGSAGFEGFELLKPTDDRTTWLVVTRWADEESFQAWVSSPAFGHGHRSEAPKEGEPAAKPVGMSSELWSYAIAGGSTV encoded by the coding sequence ATGACGATCATCAAGATTAACGCAATCACCGTGGCCGATGACAGTGGCGACGCCCTCGCTCACCGCTTCGCCGCGCGTGCCGGCGCCGTCGACGGGAGCGCCGGTTTCGAGGGTTTCGAGCTGCTCAAGCCCACAGATGATCGCACGACCTGGCTGGTCGTCACGCGCTGGGCCGACGAAGAGTCCTTCCAGGCCTGGGTATCCTCGCCCGCGTTCGGACACGGCCACCGCAGCGAGGCGCCCAAGGAAGGCGAACCTGCCGCCAAGCCCGTGGGCATGAGCAGCGAGCTGTGGTCTTACGCGATCGCGGGTGGCTCCACCGTTTAG
- a CDS encoding NAD(P)-dependent alcohol dehydrogenase, with protein MRMRAAAHTRYGPPSVLRLVETPTPVPRDDELLVTVFASTANRTDEGFLRGSPRIVRLFSGLTKPKKQILGNEFAGRVEAIGATVSTFRVGDRVFGYDGANFGGHAEAKTVRERGLVAVIPANMSYEEAAPGAEGAHYAVNLIRAARIGAGQRVLVNGSTGAIGSAAVQLLKDAGANVTAVCDTKNVGLVQSLGADRIIDYLREDFTDIDDAFDVIIDAVGKSSFRRCRALLKPRGIYLSSDLGFLAQNPILALTTPLFRRKRVMFPIPFDRKEDVLLLSDLMKSGKFRPVIDRTYPLDDIVAAFDYVETGTKVGNVVIRIREG; from the coding sequence ATGCGCATGAGGGCAGCCGCGCACACGAGATATGGACCCCCCAGCGTTCTCCGACTCGTGGAAACACCGACTCCCGTGCCGCGGGACGACGAACTCCTGGTGACGGTCTTCGCCTCGACCGCCAACCGCACCGACGAGGGATTCCTCCGTGGCAGTCCGCGGATCGTTCGACTCTTCAGCGGACTGACCAAGCCCAAGAAACAGATCCTCGGCAACGAATTCGCCGGGCGGGTGGAGGCCATCGGCGCGACGGTGAGCACCTTCAGGGTGGGCGACCGAGTCTTCGGCTACGACGGCGCGAACTTCGGCGGCCATGCGGAGGCCAAGACCGTGCGGGAACGGGGACTTGTGGCGGTGATACCGGCGAACATGTCATATGAGGAGGCCGCTCCCGGCGCCGAGGGCGCCCACTACGCCGTGAACCTCATCCGCGCCGCCCGGATCGGGGCTGGGCAGAGGGTGCTCGTGAACGGTTCGACGGGGGCTATCGGTTCCGCAGCCGTGCAATTGCTCAAGGATGCCGGCGCCAACGTCACGGCTGTGTGCGACACGAAGAACGTCGGCCTTGTGCAGTCACTGGGGGCCGATCGAATCATCGACTACCTGCGGGAAGATTTCACGGACATCGATGACGCCTTCGATGTGATCATCGACGCTGTCGGCAAGAGTTCATTCCGGCGTTGCAGGGCCCTCCTCAAACCCCGAGGAATCTATCTGTCATCTGACCTGGGCTTCCTCGCACAGAATCCCATTCTTGCCCTGACCACGCCCCTATTCCGTCGAAAGCGGGTGATGTTTCCAATACCCTTCGACAGGAAGGAAGACGTACTGCTTCTCAGTGATCTCATGAAGTCAGGAAAGTTCCGGCCGGTCATCGACAGAACGTACCCCCTCGACGACATCGTCGCGGCTTTCGACTACGTCGAAACGGGGACGAAGGTTGGCAACGTCGTCATCCGCATCCGCGAAGGGTGA